A part of Olleya sp. Bg11-27 genomic DNA contains:
- a CDS encoding sugar phosphate nucleotidyltransferase has protein sequence MKIIVPMAGRGSRLRPHSLTVPKPLIPVAGQPIVHRLVKDIAKVLDQPITEIAFVLGDPAWFGEDVVSSLKELAASLGAKGSIYRQDQPLGTGHAIMCAKDSLSGPAVIAYADTLIRADFNLDPEADAVIWVKQVEQPEAYGVVKLNEHKEIVELVEKPEQFVSDLAVIGIYYFKEVSQLKDQLQVVLDNNIIHGGEYQINDGIKGMMADGKVFKTGEVSEWMDCGNKAITLQTNQRMLGFLKADGEEQLIASNVTNDNSTIIEPCYIGENVVLKNTTIGPFVSVGNNCVITDSTVKNSLIQNHTTIKNATLDEAMIGNHVKFDGKFTKISIGDYSMLE, from the coding sequence ATGAAAATAATAGTTCCTATGGCTGGACGAGGGTCTCGTCTTAGACCACATAGTTTAACAGTACCTAAACCATTAATTCCTGTGGCGGGACAGCCAATAGTCCACAGATTAGTAAAAGATATAGCTAAAGTTTTAGACCAACCAATTACAGAGATTGCTTTTGTTTTAGGTGACCCAGCTTGGTTTGGAGAGGATGTCGTATCTAGTTTAAAAGAATTAGCGGCAAGTTTAGGAGCTAAAGGATCAATTTACAGACAAGATCAACCTTTAGGGACAGGTCATGCCATAATGTGTGCTAAGGACTCGTTATCAGGACCTGCTGTAATTGCATATGCCGATACGTTAATTAGAGCCGATTTTAATCTAGACCCGGAAGCAGATGCCGTTATTTGGGTGAAACAGGTAGAGCAACCAGAAGCTTATGGTGTTGTTAAATTAAATGAGCATAAAGAAATTGTCGAACTCGTTGAAAAACCAGAACAATTTGTTAGCGATTTAGCAGTGATTGGTATCTATTATTTTAAAGAGGTTAGCCAATTAAAAGACCAACTTCAAGTGGTGTTAGATAATAATATTATTCATGGTGGAGAATACCAGATAAACGATGGTATTAAAGGGATGATGGCAGACGGGAAAGTCTTTAAAACAGGAGAAGTTAGCGAATGGATGGATTGCGGGAATAAAGCCATTACTTTACAAACCAATCAACGTATGCTAGGTTTCTTGAAAGCAGACGGGGAGGAGCAATTAATAGCGTCTAACGTTACAAACGATAATTCAACAATAATAGAACCATGCTATATCGGAGAAAATGTTGTGCTTAAAAACACTACTATTGGACCGTTTGTATCTGTTGGTAACAACTGTGTGATAACCGATTCGACCGTTAAAAATAGTCTAATACAAAACCATACCACCATAAAAAATGCTACTTTAGACGAAGCTATGATTGGTAATCATGTTAAGTTTGATGGAAAGTTCACCAAAATTAGTATTGGTGATTATTCTATGTTAGAATAA
- a CDS encoding tetratricopeptide repeat protein — protein sequence MKKQFYIVLIGFVALLFPQVTSAQGDFNKPPDDDLGDVSDAYQEYFFEALKQKGIENYQRAVENLLECIALDDSEAILYFELGKNYNQLKNFGAAEDALKIAVNKIPDNEWFLDELYSTYIQQKEYKKAIKTVKQLVKYHPDYREDLANIYMQTGDFKEALKVLDQLDEELGITKERDILRNRIYNATGQKKDQIANLEDRVDKHPDSEDTYLRLIYRYSESGALKKAFETAKKLLKVNPESELVHLALYKFYLEEGDNDKAITSMKIALQSSQINPESKIKVLADFVKFVSKNQQYEQDLVSVTSMLTKIESSGKTLVELAQYYLLKGEKQKALNFYEEALQKEEENFGILRNIILLHIDLKQFNEAEEKSKEGLEIFPSQPVLYLANGVALNYLSRPNEAIDSLEMGLDYIIEDTKMEIDFYKQLAKANTAIDNLSKAKTFTDKANKLRGLN from the coding sequence ATGAAAAAACAGTTTTATATAGTACTTATTGGCTTTGTAGCACTGCTATTTCCGCAGGTTACTAGTGCGCAAGGTGATTTTAATAAACCGCCTGATGATGACTTAGGGGATGTTTCTGATGCGTATCAGGAATACTTTTTTGAGGCCTTAAAACAAAAGGGTATAGAAAATTATCAACGTGCAGTAGAAAACTTGTTGGAATGTATTGCGTTGGATGATTCTGAAGCTATTTTGTATTTTGAATTAGGTAAAAATTATAATCAGCTTAAAAACTTTGGAGCAGCGGAAGATGCGTTAAAGATTGCTGTCAATAAAATCCCTGATAACGAGTGGTTTTTAGATGAATTATATAGTACATATATTCAACAAAAAGAATATAAAAAAGCTATTAAAACAGTTAAGCAGTTAGTCAAATATCATCCTGATTATAGAGAGGATTTAGCTAATATTTATATGCAGACCGGCGATTTTAAAGAAGCGCTTAAAGTATTAGATCAATTGGATGAAGAATTAGGTATTACTAAAGAACGAGATATCTTAAGAAACAGAATTTATAATGCCACCGGTCAAAAAAAGGATCAGATAGCAAATTTGGAAGATCGTGTAGATAAACATCCTGATTCTGAAGACACCTATTTAAGGTTAATTTATCGCTATAGCGAAAGTGGCGCATTAAAAAAAGCATTTGAAACGGCTAAAAAACTGTTGAAGGTTAATCCAGAGTCCGAGTTAGTACATTTGGCACTTTATAAATTTTATCTAGAAGAAGGTGATAATGACAAGGCTATTACATCTATGAAAATTGCATTGCAAAGTTCTCAGATTAATCCAGAGTCAAAGATTAAGGTCTTGGCCGATTTTGTGAAATTTGTAAGTAAAAATCAGCAGTACGAACAAGATTTGGTTAGTGTGACTTCTATGTTAACAAAAATCGAGTCTAGCGGAAAAACGTTAGTGGAGTTAGCACAGTACTATTTGTTAAAAGGTGAAAAACAAAAAGCGCTTAATTTTTATGAGGAGGCACTTCAAAAGGAAGAAGAAAACTTTGGTATTTTAAGAAACATTATATTACTTCATATAGATTTAAAACAGTTTAATGAAGCAGAAGAAAAAAGTAAGGAAGGTCTGGAGATTTTTCCTTCACAACCCGTATTATATTTAGCAAACGGAGTGGCATTAAATTACTTAAGCCGTCCTAATGAAGCGATTGATAGTTTAGAAATGGGTTTAGATTATATCATTGAAGACACTAAGATGGAAATAGATTTTTACAAACAATTAGCCAAAGCAAACACTGCTATTGACAATTTATCTAAGGCAAAAACGTTTACAGATAAAGCTAATAAACTCCGAGGATTAAACTAA
- a CDS encoding DUF4292 domain-containing protein, with amino-acid sequence MTFKTRIALILILLIVVVSGCKGSKTVVSNGAVNTGLTTKQLIRNSTKANIEFTTLVSRLKIETTQKGSSKSYTVNLKIEKDKQILITSTPISIIKAIITPDRVAFYNKWDNTFFDGDFAYLSNLLGTDLDFKKVQNLLLGESLFDLNDDKYELTANDKSYILQPKKQRDLFELLLFVNPSHYKMDAQEITQPKEKRILHIDYLTYQQVDKKTLPEQTKILAVEDEEELEINLELKSVKLNENIRFAFKIPTGFTKIEL; translated from the coding sequence ATGACATTTAAAACACGCATAGCACTTATCTTAATCCTATTGATCGTAGTGGTCTCTGGTTGTAAAGGAAGTAAAACAGTGGTCTCTAATGGCGCTGTAAATACTGGTTTAACAACTAAACAACTGATTAGAAATAGTACAAAAGCTAATATTGAGTTTACAACCTTAGTGTCTAGATTAAAAATCGAAACAACTCAAAAAGGAAGTTCTAAAAGTTATACTGTAAATTTAAAGATTGAAAAAGACAAGCAAATATTAATAACATCTACACCTATTAGTATTATCAAGGCTATAATAACCCCTGATAGAGTTGCTTTTTATAACAAATGGGACAATACTTTTTTTGATGGCGATTTTGCTTACTTAAGTAATCTTTTAGGAACAGATTTGGACTTTAAAAAAGTGCAAAATTTATTGTTAGGAGAATCACTTTTTGATTTAAATGATGATAAATACGAGCTAACAGCAAATGATAAGTCGTATATCCTGCAACCCAAAAAACAACGAGATTTGTTTGAGTTATTGTTGTTTGTAAATCCATCGCATTACAAAATGGACGCTCAGGAAATAACACAACCTAAAGAAAAACGTATTTTGCATATAGATTATCTTACTTACCAACAAGTGGATAAAAAAACATTACCGGAACAGACCAAAATATTAGCTGTGGAGGATGAAGAGGAACTTGAAATTAATTTAGAACTTAAGTCTGTTAAATTAAACGAAAACATTCGTTTTGCGTTTAAAATCCCAACTGGTTTTACAAAAATAGAATTGTAA